The proteins below are encoded in one region of Aphelocoma coerulescens isolate FSJ_1873_10779 chromosome 4, UR_Acoe_1.0, whole genome shotgun sequence:
- the CNGA1 gene encoding cyclic nucleotide-gated channel alpha-1: protein MKVGVIETHHSHTIVPSVVVHDTSKDPGLMHKGESRQQYLPGVFACYNINNNSNKDEEEKKRKKEKKSKPEKKKDGERQKNKEKKEKNKNKDKLKKKENIEVKKKDIFTIDPAGNIYYNWLFCITMPVMYNWTMIIARACFDELQHDYLMAWFIIDYVSDAIYVADMFVRTRTGYLEQGLLVKEEQKLREKYKKSFQFKLDFLSIVPTDLLYFKLGLNYPELRINRLLRVARMFEFFQRTETRTNYPNIFRISNLVMYIVIIIHWNACVYYSISKAIGFGADTWVYPNTSDPEFARLTRKYVYSLYWSTLTLTTIGETPPPVRDSEYFFVVVDFLVGVLIFATIVGNVGSMISNMNAARAEFQARIDAIKQYMHFRNVSKDMEKRVIKWFDYLWTNKKAVDEREVLKYLPDKLRAEIAINVHLETLKKVRIFADCEAGLLVELVLKLQPQVYSPGDYICRKGDIGREMYIIKEGKLAVVADDGITQFVVLSDGSYFGEISILNIKGSKAGNRRTANIKSIGYSDLFCLSKDDLMEALTEYPDAKAMLEEKGKQILMKDGLLDIEIANLGSDPKDLEEKVAYMERAMDRLQTKFARLLAEYEGAQQKLKKRLTQIEKILKPVIEEEFADLEEADPSTDKPGLSKAE from the exons ATGAAGGTAGGAGTGATTGAGACCCATCATTCCCATACAATTGTTCCCAGTGTGGTAGTGCATGACACCAGTAAGGACCCTGGATTGATGCACAAAGGGGAAAGCAG GCAACAATATCTACCTGGAGTATTTGCATGCTACAATATTaacaataatagtaataaagATGA agaggagaagaaaaggaaaaaagaaaagaagag caagccagaaaaaaaaaaggatggagaaagacaaaagaacaaagaaaaaaaggagaaaaataaaaataaagataaattgaagaagaaagaaaatatagaagt GAAGAAGAAAGATATTTTCACCATTGATCCAGCAGGAAATATATATTACAACTGGTTGTTTTGCATCACAATGCCTGTCATGTACAACTGGACCATGATTATTGCTAG AGCCTGTTTTGATGAGCTTCAGCATGATTACTTAATGGCATGGTTTATTATTGATTATGTTTCTGATGCCATTTATGTTGCTGATATGTTTGTACGGACAAGGACAG GTTACCTGGAGCAAGGTCTTCTGGTGAAAGAAGAACAAAAGCTACGAGAGAAATACAAGAAATCTTTTCAATTCAAACTAGATTTTCTGTCAATCGTACCAACTGATCTCTTATACTTTAAGTTAGGATTGAATTACCCAGAATTAAGAATAAACAGACTACTCAGAGTAGCTCGGATGTTTGAATTCTTCCAGAGAACAGAAACCAGGACAAACTACCCAAATATCTTCAGGATCTCTAACCTTGTCATGTACATTGTGATTATTATTCACTGGAATGCCTGCGTGTATTACTCGATCTCAAAAGCCATTGGATTTGGGGCTGACACATGGGTCTACCCCAACACCTCAGATCCTGAATTTGCCCGCCTGACTAGAAAATATGTCTACAGTCTCTACTGGTCAACACTGACCCTGACTACTATTGGTGAAACACCTCCTCCTGTAAGAGATTCTGAGTATTTCTTTGTGGTTGTTGACTTCTTGGTTGGAGTGCTGATTTTTGCTACCATTGTTGGTAACGTGGGCTCTATGATCTCCAACATGAATGCTGCCAGGGCAGAGTTTCAAGCAAGGATTGATGCTATCAAGCAGTACATGCACTTTCGGAATGTGAGTAAAGACATGGAAAAAAGAGTTATAAAGTGGTTTGACTACCTGTGGACAAACAAAAAGGCTGTGGATGAAAGGGAAGTCTTGAAGTATCTGCCAGATAAACTAAGAGCAGAGATTGCAATCAATGTTCACCTGGAAACGCTAAAAAAGGTTCGGATTTTTGCAGACTGTGAAGCTGGTCTGCTGGTTGAACTGGTTTTGAAACTCCAGCCCCAGGTATACAGTCCTGGAGATTATATTTGCAGAAAAGGAGATATTGGACGAGAGATGTACATTATCAAAGAAGGCAAGCTGGCAGTAGTTGCTGATGATGGAATTACCCAATTTGTGGTTCTAAGTGATGGCAGCTACTTTGGAGAAATCAGCATTCTCAATATCAAGGGTAGCAAAGCTGGCAATCGAAGAACAGCCAATATTAAAAGTATTGGATACTCGGACTTGTTTTGTCTGTCCAAAGACGATCTCATGGAGGCTTTAACAGAGTATCCAGATGCAAAGGCGATGCTAGAAGAAAAAGGCAAGCAAATCCTAATGAAAGATGGCTTGCTGGACATTGAAATTGCAAATTTAGGAAGTGATCCTAAAGATCTGGAAGAGAAGGTCGCCTACATGGAACGTGCTATGGACAGGTTACAAACAAAGTTTGCCAGGTTGTTGGCTGAGTATGAAGGTGCacaacagaaactgaaaaaaagactAACACAAATAGAGAAAATATTGAAGCCAGTTATAGAGGAAGAGTTTGCAGACTTAGAAGAAGCAGATCCATCCACAGATAAACCTGGATTgtcaaaagcagaataa